A window of the Budorcas taxicolor isolate Tak-1 chromosome 8, Takin1.1, whole genome shotgun sequence genome harbors these coding sequences:
- the TMEM268 gene encoding transmembrane protein 268 isoform X2 — MACEPQMGPGGAAGPLPTSSPGWSPLPGGSPPGWGQELRSGQVLTVLRIDNTCAPISFDLGAAEEQLQTWGIQVPADQYRSLAESALLEPQVRRYIIYNSRPMRLAFAVVFYVVVWANIYSTSQMFALGNHWAGVLLVTLAATSLTLTLVLIFERHQRKLWFVYFDLETCVQFLSDHIREMKMSQESLLRSRLSQLCVVMETGVSPTADEGPENLLEETPLLPDRPGSTEKPLLQTELRQLVPEAEPEEMAQQLLAVFGGYYIRLLVTSQLPQALGTRHMDSPRIPCPCQLIEAYILGTGCCPFLTR, encoded by the exons ATGGCGTGTGAACCACAGATGGGCCCTGGCGGGGCGGCTGGCCCCTTGCCCACCTCCTCCCCTGGCTGGAGTCCCTTGCCTGGCGGAAGCCCTCCTGGCTGGGGGCAAG AGCTCCGCAGTGGCCAGGTCCTTACGGTGCTCCGGATCGACAATACCTGTGCGCCCATCTCGTTTGACCTGGGAGCCGCTGAAGAGCAGCTGCAGACCTGGGGTATTCAG GTCCCAGCTGACCAGTACAGGAGCCTGGCTGAGAGCGCCCTCTTAGAGCCCCAAGTGAGGAGATACATCATCTACAACTCGAGGCCCATGCGGCTGGCCTTCGCTGTG GTGTTCTACGTGGTGGTGTGGGCCAACATCTACTCCACCAGCCAGATGTTTGCCCTGGGGAACCACTGGGCAGGCGTGCTGCTCGTGACCCTGGCTGCCACAAGCCTCACCCTGACTCTCGTGCTCATCTTTGAGAGACACCAGAGGAAG CTCTGGTTTGTCTATTTCGACCTGGAGACCTGTGTGCAGTTTTTGTCCGATCACATTCGAGAGATGAAGATGAGCCAAGAG TCCTTGCTGAGAAGCAGATTGAGCCAGCTGTGTGTTGTCATGGAGACTGGGGTGAGCCCCACAGCCGACGAGGGGCCGGAGAACCTGCTGGAGGAAACTCCTCTCCTGCCTGACCGTCCGGGTTCCACGGAGAAGCCGCTCCTGCAGACTGAACTTCGCCAGCTTGTTCCTGAGGCTGAGCCGGAG GAAATGGCCCAGCAGCTGCTGGCAGTGTTTGGTGGCTACTACATCCGGCTCCTCGTGACCTCTCAGCTACCCCAGGCACTGGGGACACGACACATGGACTCTCCAAGGATTCCATGCCCCTGCCAGCTCATAGAAGCCTACATCCTGGGCACGGGGTGCTGCCCATTCCTGACCAGGTGA
- the TMEM268 gene encoding transmembrane protein 268 isoform X1, producing the protein MACEPQMGPGGAAGPLPTSSPGWSPLPGGSPPGWGQELRSGQVLTVLRIDNTCAPISFDLGAAEEQLQTWGIQVPADQYRSLAESALLEPQVRRYIIYNSRPMRLAFAVVFYVVVWANIYSTSQMFALGNHWAGVLLVTLAATSLTLTLVLIFERHQRKANTNTDLRLAAVNGALLRHRVLLGVTDTVEGCQSVIQLWFVYFDLETCVQFLSDHIREMKMSQESLLRSRLSQLCVVMETGVSPTADEGPENLLEETPLLPDRPGSTEKPLLQTELRQLVPEAEPEEMAQQLLAVFGGYYIRLLVTSQLPQALGTRHMDSPRIPCPCQLIEAYILGTGCCPFLTR; encoded by the exons ATGGCGTGTGAACCACAGATGGGCCCTGGCGGGGCGGCTGGCCCCTTGCCCACCTCCTCCCCTGGCTGGAGTCCCTTGCCTGGCGGAAGCCCTCCTGGCTGGGGGCAAG AGCTCCGCAGTGGCCAGGTCCTTACGGTGCTCCGGATCGACAATACCTGTGCGCCCATCTCGTTTGACCTGGGAGCCGCTGAAGAGCAGCTGCAGACCTGGGGTATTCAG GTCCCAGCTGACCAGTACAGGAGCCTGGCTGAGAGCGCCCTCTTAGAGCCCCAAGTGAGGAGATACATCATCTACAACTCGAGGCCCATGCGGCTGGCCTTCGCTGTG GTGTTCTACGTGGTGGTGTGGGCCAACATCTACTCCACCAGCCAGATGTTTGCCCTGGGGAACCACTGGGCAGGCGTGCTGCTCGTGACCCTGGCTGCCACAAGCCTCACCCTGACTCTCGTGCTCATCTTTGAGAGACACCAGAGGAAG GCCAACACCAACACAGACCTCAGGCTGGCAGCTGTCAATGGAGCCCTTCTGAGACACCGGGTGCTGCTGGGGGTGACGGACACAGTGGAAGGCTGCCAGAGTGTGATTCAG CTCTGGTTTGTCTATTTCGACCTGGAGACCTGTGTGCAGTTTTTGTCCGATCACATTCGAGAGATGAAGATGAGCCAAGAG TCCTTGCTGAGAAGCAGATTGAGCCAGCTGTGTGTTGTCATGGAGACTGGGGTGAGCCCCACAGCCGACGAGGGGCCGGAGAACCTGCTGGAGGAAACTCCTCTCCTGCCTGACCGTCCGGGTTCCACGGAGAAGCCGCTCCTGCAGACTGAACTTCGCCAGCTTGTTCCTGAGGCTGAGCCGGAG GAAATGGCCCAGCAGCTGCTGGCAGTGTTTGGTGGCTACTACATCCGGCTCCTCGTGACCTCTCAGCTACCCCAGGCACTGGGGACACGACACATGGACTCTCCAAGGATTCCATGCCCCTGCCAGCTCATAGAAGCCTACATCCTGGGCACGGGGTGCTGCCCATTCCTGACCAGGTGA